In bacterium, a genomic segment contains:
- a CDS encoding DUF2283 domain-containing protein has translation MWIDYDEEADVLYINFNRPQKATDSEMTNDGILLRYKDEELVGITILDASKRQTE, from the coding sequence ATGTGGATTGATTATGATGAAGAAGCGGATGTGTTATATATAAATTTCAACAGACCTCAAAAAGCAACTGATAGCGAAATGACAAATGATGGTATACTGTTAAGATATAAAGATGAAGAACTTGTAGGCATAACCATCCTTGATGCTTCTAAAAGACAAACAGAGTAA
- a CDS encoding glycosyltransferase family 4 protein: protein MRVLPSMDFGGIERGVYDFSIKASELGHEIIIVSGYGRFIPQLIKNKNIRWYNLPLEKKNILNFFKGRKKLLKIIKKEIPDIIHVQSRFPSWIICSLKSKLENIPVVTSIHSIYPFYLYSQSTGKGDLVIVVSKFLEEYAIKKLKVNINKIRLVYNGISDEFSRIEKTKKEKIVIGMIGRFTKSKGWFYFLEAVKDLYYENKYDFETILIGSGSKSYEKKIKKWIEKNNLSKKIKILKCNSIDGLKLIDLLVIPSIKAEGFGRTVVEGQFAKVPVIASNIGAIPELIEDSKTGFLVSPKDSISIAEKIKYLMNNPEVIEKITDNAYKFVKENFSVDKMVEKTLNVYKELL from the coding sequence ATGAGGGTTTTACCTTCAATGGATTTTGGGGGAATTGAAAGAGGTGTTTATGATTTCTCAATAAAGGCGAGTGAATTAGGGCATGAAATTATAATTGTTTCTGGTTATGGTAGATTTATTCCTCAACTTATAAAAAATAAAAATATAAGGTGGTATAATCTGCCTCTGGAGAAAAAAAATATTTTAAATTTTTTTAAAGGAAGAAAAAAACTACTTAAAATAATTAAAAAAGAAATACCAGATATAATTCATGTTCAGAGCAGGTTTCCATCCTGGATAATTTGTAGTTTAAAAAGCAAGTTAGAAAATATTCCTGTTGTAACAAGTATTCATAGTATTTATCCATTTTATCTATATAGCCAATCAACAGGAAAAGGTGATTTAGTAATAGTCGTGAGTAAATTTCTTGAAGAATACGCAATAAAAAAACTTAAAGTAAATATAAATAAAATCAGGTTGGTTTACAATGGAATATCTGATGAATTTAGTAGAATAGAAAAAACGAAGAAAGAAAAAATAGTTATTGGGATGATAGGGAGATTTACAAAATCAAAGGGGTGGTTTTACTTTTTAGAAGCAGTTAAGGACTTATATTATGAAAATAAATATGATTTTGAAACAATTCTTATTGGTTCTGGAAGTAAAAGTTATGAAAAAAAAATTAAAAAATGGATAGAAAAAAATAATTTAAGTAAAAAAATAAAAATTTTAAAGTGTAATAGTATAGATGGCTTAAAATTGATAGACCTACTTGTTATTCCTTCAATAAAGGCAGAAGGATTTGGGAGAACTGTTGTAGAGGGACAATTTGCGAAAGTTCCTGTTATTGCAAGTAATATTGGTGCTATACCAGAACTGATTGAAGATAGTAAAACGGGTTTTCTTGTCTCTCCAAAAGATTCTATTTCAATTGCAGAAAAAATAAAATATTTAATGAATAATCCAGAAGTAATAGAAAAAATTACTGATAATGCATATAAATTTGTAAAAGAAAATTTTTCTGTTGATAAAATGGTAGAAAAGACATTAAATGTCTACAAGGAGTTGTTATAA
- a CDS encoding glycosyltransferase family 9 protein, translating into MCPKNIKEYKLRRILIIGLSCLGDNLLLTPSIKKIKDAFPDASFDVIIGPRSVDFAIDNPWFSQYFVYNKKKGLLKLIMQVRKNRYDLIVDFRNSLIPYFLRGKYKLTFFLKEFFSDKIFTHEAERNLSFIEPFFGREKNIQLYFPLNKVYKDKGEEILLKYGIKRSDNIVVLCPGANFEGKRWDKNKFAQLGKELFRYYDIKIIAVGSKNEILLANEVIQKIDNKNAFSLAGKTNIRELAAILEMSSLLITNDTGTMHLASAVGCPIVAIFGPGNPYRYGPIGVKNQVVHSGMNCFPCKVESKCKIDFECLKRINVEHVLKAAMLILDEKQHRFLFEI; encoded by the coding sequence ATGTGTCCAAAAAATATTAAAGAGTATAAATTAAGAAGAATTCTCATAATTGGGTTAAGTTGTTTAGGAGATAATTTATTATTAACTCCTTCAATAAAAAAAATAAAAGATGCATTTCCTGATGCATCTTTTGATGTAATAATAGGTCCAAGAAGTGTTGATTTTGCTATTGATAACCCATGGTTCTCACAATATTTTGTGTATAATAAGAAGAAGGGGTTATTAAAACTTATAATGCAAGTAAGAAAAAATAGATATGACCTTATAGTTGATTTTAGAAATTCTCTTATCCCATATTTTTTAAGAGGAAAATATAAATTAACTTTTTTTCTAAAAGAGTTTTTTTCAGATAAAATATTTACACATGAGGCAGAAAGAAATTTATCTTTTATTGAACCATTTTTTGGCAGAGAAAAAAATATACAACTTTATTTCCCACTAAATAAAGTTTATAAAGATAAGGGAGAAGAAATACTTTTAAAATATGGGATAAAAAGGTCAGATAATATTGTTGTTTTATGCCCGGGAGCAAATTTTGAAGGAAAAAGGTGGGATAAAAACAAATTTGCCCAATTAGGGAAAGAGTTATTCAGATATTATGACATAAAAATAATTGCAGTTGGCTCAAAAAATGAAATTTTACTTGCAAATGAAGTTATTCAAAAAATTGATAATAAAAATGCTTTTAGTTTGGCAGGAAAAACAAATATAAGAGAACTTGCAGCAATATTGGAAATGAGTTCTTTACTTATTACAAATGATACAGGAACCATGCATTTAGCATCAGCAGTTGGATGTCCTATTGTTGCCATTTTTGGCCCAGGTAATCCTTATAGATATGGTCCAATTGGAGTTAAAAATCAGGTGGTTCATTCAGGAATGAATTGTTTTCCATGCAAAGTTGAAAGTAAATGTAAAATTGATTTTGAATGTTTAAAAAGGATAAATGTAGAACATGTTCTTAAAGCAGCAATGTTAATTCTTGACGAAAAACAGCATAGATTTTTATTTGAAATATGA
- a CDS encoding ELM1/GtrOC1 family putative glycosyltransferase: protein MKSEFKILLLDDGNKGNFVQSYGIASVFPSTKIEILKIEFKGPRYKLPGRKGNYPVFIKFFNLFCFFRMFKMGNKLLKLYSKNLKEFSRKKYDFIISSGSLLAPLNILLSKETSSYSIHLMVPSGMPLSLFDFLIIPYHDFLKFKIQRKNIIVTLGAPNLINEEMKKNELDKIPVSLKEKIKKKLITIVIGGDDQNYRISTNWVKNIKEEIDKMKENFQFFLTTSRRTNEKVIQYICENFMKDKNFLYIEIPTISKETLYPEILFISDIIMVTEDSINMISEAASTGKKVIILGVERKKKKKLIFDLTIEKFVEDGYAEYIPFTEIDKLPDMVKIVLNKKYKVLNEAKECVQKILKSIN, encoded by the coding sequence ATGAAAAGTGAATTTAAAATACTTTTGCTTGATGATGGTAATAAAGGGAATTTTGTCCAGTCATATGGAATTGCAAGTGTTTTTCCTTCAACTAAAATTGAAATTTTAAAAATTGAGTTTAAGGGACCAAGATATAAATTACCAGGAAGAAAAGGGAATTACCCTGTTTTTATTAAATTTTTTAACCTTTTTTGTTTTTTTAGAATGTTTAAAATGGGCAATAAATTATTGAAATTATATTCTAAAAATCTAAAAGAATTTAGTAGAAAAAAATATGATTTTATAATTTCTTCTGGTTCTTTACTTGCACCTTTAAATATTCTGTTATCAAAAGAAACATCTTCATATTCAATTCATTTAATGGTACCATCTGGAATGCCCCTTTCTCTTTTTGACTTTCTTATAATTCCATACCATGACTTCTTAAAATTTAAAATACAAAGAAAGAATATAATTGTTACTCTTGGAGCACCAAATTTAATTAATGAGGAAATGAAGAAAAATGAATTAGATAAAATTCCTGTATCTTTAAAAGAAAAAATTAAAAAAAAACTTATAACAATAGTAATTGGAGGAGATGACCAGAATTATAGAATTTCAACAAACTGGGTAAAAAACATAAAAGAAGAAATTGATAAGATGAAAGAAAATTTTCAATTTTTTCTAACAACTTCTCGCAGAACCAATGAGAAAGTAATACAATATATTTGTGAAAATTTTATGAAAGATAAAAATTTTCTTTATATTGAAATTCCGACCATTTCAAAAGAGACATTATATCCTGAAATACTTTTTATAAGTGATATTATTATGGTAACAGAAGATAGTATTAACATGATTTCAGAAGCAGCAAGTACTGGGAAAAAGGTTATAATTTTAGGAGTAGAAAGAAAAAAGAAAAAGAAACTAATTTTTGATTTGACTATTGAAAAATTTGTAGAAGATGGTTATGCTGAATATATTCCTTTTACAGAAATTGATAAATTACCTGATATGGTTAAAATAGTTTTAAATAAAAAGTATAAAGTGTTAAATGAGGCAAAAGAATGTGTCCAAAAAATATTAAAGAGTATAAATTAA